A part of Campylobacter ureolyticus ACS-301-V-Sch3b genomic DNA contains:
- the trxA gene encoding thioredoxin, whose protein sequence is MAKYIELTSKNFDVAKEGVSLVDFWAPWCGPCRMLAPVIDELAEEFEGKAKICKVNTDEEQDLAVEFGIRSIPTLLFFKDGEIKDQLIGAQSKQAITDKINSLL, encoded by the coding sequence CTTACATCAAAAAATTTCGATGTAGCAAAAGAAGGCGTTAGTTTAGTTGATTTTTGGGCTCCGTGGTGCGGACCTTGTAGAATGCTTGCTCCTGTTATCGATGAGTTAGCAGAAGAATTTGAAGGAAAAGCTAAAATTTGTAAAGTAAATACTGATGAAGAGCAAGACTTAGCAGTTGAATTTGGCATAAGAAGCATTCCAACTTTACTTTTCTTTAAAGATGGCGAGATAAAAGATCAGCTTATTGGCGCTCAGTCAAAACAAGCAATCACTGATAAAATAAACTCACTTTTATAG
- the trxB gene encoding thioredoxin-disulfide reductase, whose translation MLNLAIIGGGPAGLAAGLYATRGGLKDVVLFELGMPGGQITGSSEIENYPGVATIMDGLSFMQPWLEQCFRFGLKQESKKVVKVVKNKDQSFSIFTDSGDEFKAKAIILATGSEPRKAGFKGENEFFGKGVSTCATCDGFFYKNKEVAVLGGGDTALEEAIYLTNIVSKVYLIHRREGFRAAPITVEKAKKNPKIEFVLNAVVDEVYGDKSGVTGVRVKFNDGKTKELKVPGIFTFVGLNVRNSIIKNDDKFICNTNETGQVEVDLKMQTSIKGLFAAGDIRQDAPKQVVSAAGDGAVAALSAMSYIENLH comes from the coding sequence ATGTTAAATTTAGCTATCATTGGCGGCGGACCAGCAGGTCTTGCAGCAGGACTTTATGCCACAAGAGGCGGACTCAAAGATGTTGTTTTATTTGAACTTGGTATGCCTGGTGGCCAAATCACAGGAAGCTCTGAGATAGAAAATTATCCAGGAGTTGCAACCATAATGGATGGGCTTAGTTTTATGCAGCCTTGGCTTGAGCAATGTTTTAGATTTGGCTTAAAACAAGAGAGTAAAAAAGTTGTAAAAGTTGTAAAAAACAAAGACCAAAGTTTTAGCATTTTTACAGATAGTGGTGATGAATTTAAAGCAAAAGCTATTATCCTAGCAACTGGCTCAGAACCTAGAAAAGCAGGCTTTAAAGGCGAAAATGAGTTTTTTGGAAAAGGTGTTAGTACTTGCGCAACATGCGATGGCTTTTTTTATAAAAATAAAGAAGTTGCTGTTTTAGGCGGTGGTGATACTGCGTTAGAAGAAGCGATTTATTTAACAAACATCGTCTCAAAAGTCTATTTAATACACAGAAGAGAGGGCTTTCGCGCTGCACCAATAACAGTTGAAAAAGCTAAGAAAAATCCAAAAATAGAGTTTGTTTTAAACGCTGTTGTTGATGAAGTTTATGGAGATAAATCAGGCGTTACTGGAGTTAGAGTAAAATTTAATGACGGAAAAACAAAAGAGTTAAAAGTTCCTGGAATTTTTACTTTTGTGGGACTTAATGTTAGAAATAGTATTATTAAAAATGATGATAAATTTATCTGCAACACAAATGAAACTGGACAAGTAGAAGTTGATTTAAAAATGCAAACAAGCATTAAAGGTCTTTTTGCAGCAGGCGATATCAGACAAGATGCCCCAAAGCAAGTTGTCTCAGCAGCTGGAGATGGCGCAGTTGCAGCACTTAGTGCTATGAGTTATATAGAAAACCTACACTAA